Part of the Thermoanaerobaculia bacterium genome is shown below.
AGGTAGCGTCCGTGGTTCATGGCGTCGATCTGGGTCACCAGGTCGGAGGCGAAGCGGTTGGCGCTCCTGCCCTCGCGCAGCGGCTTCTGGTAACCGCTGTCGTCGCCGCGCACCGCGAGGACGTTGTCGATGCCGAGATAACGGAGCTCGATGAGGAAGTCCTCGGTCTCCTCGCGGGTGAAGCCGCGGCAGAGGACGTGCGGCACGGCGTCGATGCCGTACTTGTTCTGGATCAGGGCGCAGACGCCCATCGTGCCGGGCCGCTTGCGCTTCACCCGGCGCTGGATCCCCGCCGGCGTCTCCTCGTAGAAGACCTCCGCCGCATGGCTGGTGATGTCGATGAACGGCGGCCGGAACGGCACCAGGTCCTCGATCAGGCCCATCAGGTTCCGCACGTCGCCGCCGCGCAGCGGCGGAATGATCTCGAAGCTGATCAGCGGCTCTTTGGCGCGCTCGAGATGCTCGATGACCTTCAAATGCCCCTCCCGTTCACGAATCGATCGGCGACAAAAAAAACCCGCTCGCCGGCAGCAGTGGGAGCGGGTTCTCGAGTCCGGACACTTGGTTGCCGGCGATCGGAGCCCTGGGGATTCCAGGAGGACCTCGCCCGGCCGCATCCCCGTCTTGCACGACGGGAGGGCACCTTGGGTGTCCGCCCCAGGTTGCCGAGTCCGGAGGGCC
Proteins encoded:
- a CDS encoding methylenetetrahydrofolate reductase; this translates as MKVIEHLERAKEPLISFEIIPPLRGGDVRNLMGLIEDLVPFRPPFIDITSHAAEVFYEETPAGIQRRVKRKRPGTMGVCALIQNKYGIDAVPHVLCRGFTREETEDFLIELRYLGIDNVLAVRGDDSGYQKPLREGRSANRFASDLVTQIDAMNHGRYL